A window of Nicotiana sylvestris chromosome 8, ASM39365v2, whole genome shotgun sequence genomic DNA:
TGCAAAATACATAGCCTGTTAGTGATCTTCTTTTGTAAAGATCACCTATATAATCTGAGTTTACAAAATCAACCAAAGTATTAGTATTTTTCCCGAACTCCAAACATGTGTTTGAAGTACACCTCGTAAGTATCTGATAATTCATTTTATAGCCTGCCAATGTGCTTTACAGGGCAAGCCATATATCGGCTCACCATACTTACTGTCTGCGAAATATCTGGGCGTGTCCACACTATTGCATACATAATACTGCCGACTGCACTGGAATAAGGTACATGTGTCATATACCCCTCTTCTTCTTGTGATTGAGCAGCTAATGACTTAAAATGAGCAGCAAGAGGGGTACTTACTGGTTTAGCATATTTCATGCCAAACCTCTTCAAGACTTTCTCCAAGTACTTCTTCTGGGTCAGGAATAGCCTGCTGGTTCCTTGATCTCTTTTTGATCTCCATACCAAGAATTTTCTTAGCTGCTCCTaaatctttcatctcaaattcactTTTCAGCTGACTTTTTCAAATTGTGAATTTCTGTCAAATCCTTAGCAGCAATGAGCATGCCATCAACATATAATAATATGTATACAAATGAACCATCATTTAACTTCTGAAAGTAAACAAAACTATCATGCATGCTCCTCAAATAACCATGACCCAACATAAAGGAATCAAACCTTTTGTACCATTGTCTTGGAGACTATTTTAATCCGTACAAGGATTTCTTCAACAAGCAAACATGATCTTCTTTTCCTTCAATTTCAAATCCTTCAGGTTGATGCATGTATATTTGTTCCTCAAGTTCGCTATGTAAGAAAGCTGTCTTAACATCAAGCCGTTTTAATTCCAAATCATACATGGCAACTAAGGCAAGCAAGACACGAATAGagctaggggtgttcatggttcggtttggatcggtttttccctaaaaagaaaccaaaccaaataagttggtttttcaaatattagaaccaaaccaaaccaattaagtcggtttttctcGATTCAGTTTATGTcggttcttcaatttttttttatttgttggtTTTTTCTTAagtataagacatacactaccaaacacatattccggcgaccacattttcaatgtaacactatcaaattaattgccctttgagaaatctattatttaccaaaatatattgatgataattgaatcaaatagtgatgaataatttaaggataatttaaggactcaattaaaaatatgttATGTTTAACACGGAATGGATTCTtacactaaacaaaagaaaactactaatcaaactagaatgtaaaggtaaagaactatattaaatgcaaactattaacatttaccataaattttttgaaactttgtataacaatatacatatgtatatgtgtaataataaattaaaaatagatactcctatagtcggtttggttcggtttttttctgattaaaaccaaaatcaaactaaATTTGATCgagttttaaaattcaaaaccaaaaccaaaccaaaccataaagtatcgatttttttggtcggtttggtttggttttcgatttggttcggtttttcgggTTTTAATGAACACCCCTAAATAGAGCTATATTTAACAACAGATGAGGAAATATCATTAAAATCAACTCCTTGTACCTGATTATAGCCCTTCGCAACTAATCATGCCTTATACCTTGCATCTTCAACCCCTGGAATGCCATCTTTTTTCTTGAAGACCCATTGAACCAACAATTCTCTTTCCTGATGGCGGCTTCACAAGAGACCAAGTACCATTCTTGTGGAGAGACTCAATTTCTTCATTCATTGCAATTAGCTACTTGGCTGAATCAACACCAGAAACTGCTTCTGAATATTTTGATGGTTCTCCAATTTCTTCAGTTTCCCGTGCAACTAAAAAAGCAAATGAAACATAATCTCCTAACCTTAATGGTTGTTTACTTTCTCTTCTTGGTCTATGTTTGGCTATAGAATACTCATTTTCTTCTGGTTCAACTTCAGGAGTCTCAACTTTAGGAATTTCAGCTTCTCAACTTCAAGAGTTTCAACTATATTTTTCTCCAAAGTTGATGAGCTCGGCTCAGAAAGAATGTCAATCTCAACCTCCACCTGCTTCTGTATACTCTTCCCTTTATTTGTATTACAAGAAATAGAAGACTCTTTTCTAGAGGATTCATCAAAGATTACATATCTGCTAATTATAAATTTTGGTGCCATAGGATCAGGATACCATAGTCGGTATCCTTTCACCCCACCAGGGAAAATACACTTTTTAGCCCTTGACTCTAATTTTCCATCATTTACATGCATGTATGCAAGACAACTAAATATCTTTAAATCACAATAATTAGCAGGAGTACTTGACCATATTTTCTCTGGAATCTTAAAGTTCAAAGGTGCAGAAGGAGCATGATTGACAATATAACAAGCGGTAGAGATAGTTTCTTCCCAACAAGCGTTTGTCAACCCAACATTTGAAATCATGTAACGAGCCCTTTCTAAAAGAATTCTATTCATCTTTTCTTCCACACCATTTTATTGAGGTGTCATTCTCACAGTACGTTATCGAGCAATTCCTTCATTCTTGCAAAATTCGTTGAATTCATCATTACAAAATTCCAAGCCATTATCTGTTCAAAGCCGCTTAACCTGTTTTCCTATTTGCTTCTCAATCAAAACTTTCCATTGTTTGGAAGCTAAGAAAACATCACTTTGATTTTTCAGGAAATAAACCCAAACTTTCCTTGAATAATAATTAATGAAAGTTAACATACACCCGACACCACTTTTTGATGGGGTACGTGAAGAATCCCAAAGATTTGAATGAATATAATCTAAAGTACCTTTTATTTTTATGAATTGCTGGAGATTTGAAGCTGACTCTTTTCTGCTTCTCGAACACATAGTGTTTACAGAACTCCATATTTTCGGTACTTTGGCCACACAAGAGACCTCTTTTGCTGAGGATGGAAAGATCTTTTTCACTCATATGCCCCAATCGCATATGCCACACTTTGGTGATGTCAGAATTTGATTTATCTGATGTTGAAACTGCAACAACACCTGTAACAATAGATCCCAATAGAGTATACAACGTACCAGATTTGCGTGCTTTCAAGATCACAAGAGCACTATGAGAACTTTTAAAACTCCATCTTCACCTGTGTACTTACCCCCAAGAGATTCTAGAATGCCCAAAGAGATTAGATTTTTCTTTAAGTCAGGAACATATCTAACATCGGTGAGAGTTCTCATCACACCATCGTGCATTTTGATTCGGACTATACCTTTACCAATAACATTGCAGGTGTCATTTTTGTCCATCAAGACTATTCCACCTTCAACAGATTCATATGTGATAAACAAATTTCgattgggacacatatgataagAACAACCCGAATCTAAAATTCACTCATTGTTAGATTTAAAACTATTATTAGTTGCTAAAAAAAATAGTTCCCTCAGTCTCATCAACAACTAAACTTGCTTCGGTAGTTTCAATATTTTTATgctcatttttcttttctgtatgcttttctttgtttttcaatTTAAAGCATTCATAAATAATGTGACCTTTCTTATGGTAGTATTTGCACATGACATTTCGGTATCTAATTTTTGACCTTGATTTAGGTCTCTCACTATTTGAATCTTTATTATTGGATCTACCTCTTACAAACAAGCCTTCCCCTTGGTTCCCACTAGTTCCCAGTAATATCTCTATCTATTTATTCTTTTgatttcaaaatagatttgatatctttataAAAGATATTATCCTTTCCATAAAGCATAATATCTCTTATGTGCTTAAACGACTCGGGTAAGGAAACAAGCAATAGTACAGCTTGATCCTCTTACTTAAATTcataagaagaaaaataaaagtatCAAGATGTGTAAGTATAGAGGTACCTTCAGCCATACGAAAAGTGTAGAGTTTTTGCTTTAGGTAAAGCCTATTTTCTATTATTCTTTTCATATACAGGGTTTTTAGTTTTTCCCATATGTCTTTGGCTGAGCTTTCTGCAGCAACTTCACGCAAAACCTCATTTGAGAGATTTAAATGATACACGTTTTTGTCTTTTTGTCAATGACGACAAACTCCTTGTTCGTCATTTTATCCGGCTTCTTCTCCTTTCCTTGCAGTGCCAAATCTAAGCCATTTTGAATTAGGATAGCTTCTATCTTTAATTGCCACATTCCGAAGTTTGCACTTCGGTCAAATTTCTCAACATAAGTCTTTGTTAAAGTCATATTGACTACTGAAACAAACTCGATTAgatccgctctgataccaatttgttaGGATCGGAAACCCGGTTAGTGCGGAATTTAGCCAAACAATGCTATAATGACAATAACAAAGACAATGCAAGTTGATAATAACGGTAACTAAAGCAAATAAAAAAGGCACAactttaacgtggttcggtcaaggAGACCTGCGTCCACAAACGGAGAGAAGCAATTTTACTATACCAACAAGAGTACAAAATTAGAGTAAATACTCTAATTAATCCCAAATACCCCTAAATAATAACCTCACGAGATCACTCTAAAGAAAGGGTTCATGCAGATGTTTCCCAACACTCACTCTCTTACAGAAAAGGAagacaaaagatagtaaaaatattttacttttgtaTCTGAAGATACGTTTGAAATGAAAGAGATGACTCTCTTTTTATAGGACCCAAACTTGGGCTTCAAGAgctaataaaaagaaaaaagaaattgatCAACCAATTTCTACCGTACAATGATATTTTGGCTCCAAGTAAACAAAAAAATTGGCCATATTACAAAAGTTTAAATAACTTTATGTCACTCCGCATAGAGCTATTTAAAACAATCGATTTGTACATGTTCAGTGGAGTTGGCGGGAGGGGACAGAAATCCGTGCAAATACGGCCGGGTGTCTATTTGTGTATTAGgtcttttaaatatttatttaaagaaaaatacttaTTATATTTTGAGTTATTGACGGCTAAATTCGTATGAAgtattttcatttgatttttcgTCCAAAAATTTCTTTCGCTTTTTGGCGCCACTGATTTTTGACAACTTTAATTATGACGGCTTTAATTTGGTCATCGAAATATCAACGCTCTCTTTCGTGGTGTTACGGtctaatacaacaacaacaacccagtataatttcacttagtgaggtctggggagggtagtgtgtacgcagaccttacccctaccttgcgatagagaggttgtttccaaatagacccccgacatccttcctccaagaacttcccaccttgctcttggggaaactcgaactcacaacctcttggttggaagtggaggttgtgGTGTTACTGTCTAATCCGCTATTTATTTCTAGCAATGAAATTAAAAAAGGACCAGAAAATCCCCTTAGTTTTTAATTTGTTCTAGGTTTTATTCCTGCTTTCAAGTTTGAGCATAAAAAAAGAGGATAAACATGACTAACTCTCCACTTAAGAATCTTATCTTGTCTCTGAAACACAAAGCAGAATGGAGAATAGATTACAATATTCATGCAATGAGCTAGAATATGGTGATCTTAGTATTATTCCTTCTACTGGCAAATCCGAAAACACTGCTAAAACACGGAAAAAGCATACATTCTTCAATCACAAAAATCAAATCGGCATTAGTTGAGTTAGCAATCCAACTAGTAATTTATAAGCCACTACttccttaattattttttttaaaaagaattagaTATTCCTTTTGCCTCTGGCCCAGTCGTTCCTAGAGATTATTCTTTTGTCTATTTCtctctctgtttttttttttaaatttttttattatcCTATTTCTCTACCTCAATTTAATTAGTTACGTTGTTTTAAGTTGTAAACAGGTCATCGACTACTTTTGAGCGTGGTACTTCACCTGAGTTATTTAGAAtgttccaaccgagaggttgtgagttcgagtctccccaagagcaaggtgagaagtttttggggggaaggatgccgggggtctatttggaaacagtctctctaccctagggtaggggtaaagtctgcgtacatactaccctccccagaccccactaagtgggattatactgggttgttgttatataataataaaaggtGTTGTTAGATTACCACAAAAGCTAATCTCGTAATGAAGGCGTATAAAGACCAATTATACAGTAAATTAAGTTTAAAGGTCAAATACCTTCATTTCGACCTTCAAAGTGAATATGGATACTTAATTTGTAAGAATAGAGTACTAAcgagatttttttattttttattttcaatttaccctcacaaaaaaaaaacttttttattTTTGCGTGTGTTAGAGGGTGTTTGGTCAAACTGACTTATAATCATATTTTGACTTATCTACGCGTTTGATAAACATCCAAAATGCTCATAAGCTAAAATCAACTATAAATCATAGGCCGGTCACCCCAACTTATGGCTTTTCAGCTTATGACACTTTTAGTTTTAGCAAGGCTTTACTAGTTtatcattaataatattttttaaattcacaaaatatttttcccaaaataaattttcTAACTTTCTCTTCGTTCCATATTCGTTGTTCATCCTTTTCTTTACGAAGAAACTTTTAAATTTATAATCTTTTGTAAGTTTATAAGAGTATTTTAGTCATTATAACAAAATAACAGTTTATTAATACTTTTTTATCAAACATACCAACTGCTTATTATTAGTTTCAGCACGTCTATCCAAACAcataaatactttttaaaaaaatcaatttCAGAACTACAAACTTATCATCTATTTACAATCAGCTAATCCAAAACAACAATGAGGAGAGGAGTGTTGTGACATGCATCATACATCAATTAATTAGGACTTAAAGATTATTCGTCTAAAAGATGCAATAATTTAAGCAACTATGCTTTGCATAAAATGGGCATACAATGTTGTCCAATCTTCACAAAATCTATACTAAGATATTTCCCAAACAAGGTTAGTAAATTTATTCACCTCAACAGAGTGCAGATAAAGTTAATTCCTTGGCCCTACTCCAAGCAGGCTTATAAAAAATGTGATGCTTCCATATTGATGATGTGAACTATATATGTAGAAATAATGTAGTAGAGTGTGGGAATATAACTTTTTAACACATGTTTGATGATGGATATATTATATTTTTGGTACAGGATTTAATTAAAAGAAGATGGTGACAACCTCCTTCCTctaagaaagagaagaaaaggagaTATTTAGAGAATATTTGGTTTGCTTTGCATCAAAACAATTGCTTAAGCCCATCCATCTCCCACAGCaccttatatatattatatattcccTTCTACTTTTCACTGTCAGCAGCCATATAGGCTTCAGGTTTTCATCCACCACGTTTATATATATTCCATCTGTAGTTAGATACCAATATTATATTCCTTCCTAAATTAAAAGGGACCAGTTTTTCTATTAGTATTACGTATTTATACATGGTAATACAAAGTCAAAGATTTCTTTGTAACGTCCAATTTTTTTACTTTGTAACAGCCATGATTTAATTTCTTGTAAAAACGGTAGTTAACTGCCTAGCAACTTTACCTACAAAAGACAGTCTTCTTTATGAATAATCTAACACAAAAAATACCTTcatctctcttcttcttcaatcGATTTATGGGTAATTGTTTCGTGCAAATTCCAAACTTTCAATCACGAGTGCACGTGTTTGGAGGTGTTGTGGAACCTTGAGGAGCGATCAGTCTTAACGAGTTGCACCCAGTCGGACCGAAATCAATTTCAAGGCAGCGACTTGCCAATGATGGAGGCAGGATTTTTGCTAAGGAAgttaaaaaagaagttaaaaatgGTTGTAAGTAGTGGGAATAGAACCAATAATCTTACAAAATTTTTTAACACTCTTGACCACTAAGCTATGCTTTTGGGTTGTATCAAAGTAATTCAAAACATactatatagaggtaaaaaacagattttgcccttatgtatacagtgtaatttttcgcgCGAAGGGGGTTCAGGTGAATCCCTTTCtgccccctaaatccgcccctgcggCTTGCCACGACAGTATTTTCTATAAGTTATTTCCTCTCGTTCTTGGTCAATATTATATACTCATTTTTCTTATATTTTCTatgtattatttttatttattttagggTTCCTCCTGAATTCATTAGTAAacgtatttattttctttttttgaaagaaagaaaggagCTTTAGAGAGTTAAACACATATTTCGATTAGATACTCTATTGATGCTtgtgggggggggaggggagggggggaGGTAATTAGGAATATTACAACCTATACAAGTCCACAGTTTTGCTGCTTTAATATAATCCATTTGCCAAGATATTGGAACTTAAGAAAGAGATGCCTTCTCTTCGAGGAATATTTTACTCTCCCTTCTTTCTAAGTGTGTATGTAATTGCTAGCTAGAATTCTCCCTCTATATATATGTGaattatatatataaacatatataTACACTACCCTAAGGAACCTATTCACAATGGTTAACATACTTGAGAAATTATTTGGCTCATTTGTCTCTGCCATTGCTAGTTATTGTTTTTTACactatcatcatcatcatcatcctgcTCCTCATCACCAAGACAATCATAAACGCATCAACAAACACAATATGACTAAGTCTCGGCCACTTTCTTTACAGGTTTCACTTTAAATCCCTATACCGAGGTTCTTTCCCCCTTTTAGTTTTTACTTTTCCTTTCAACACAAGTCCTTTGGGTTTTTTTTTGTCCAGTTCAGCCCCGGCGATTATTTTTTTGCATGTATATACACTGAAATGGAAGGTGGCGATGAACATAGTAACTTAACTTTCAGGAGAAAATTTATTTTATGGCCTTTTGATTACAGAGGCGGACCCAAGATTTGAGACTTATAGATTCCTACtgtaattttaaattaatatgtAATAATAATCGGGTTCACAGttagatatttataaatatttaataaatttcttaatataaatacaggTTCTACGCAAGAGTTACTGCATTCTCGGGAACCCGTATTTAATGCTTTAGGTCCGCCCCTGCTTTTGAACCAGGGGCGGATTTATATGCGAAATTATGGGGTATGTAAACCTATGGACTCTCCgtaaaattagatattttatgtatatatattttaaaattagtATAATATTAACTGTTAGTACACATGCTCCAAGAAAGTTGAATGATGCACTTGCTTGAAGTTGAGTTATTTATCAAGAGGATTAACGATCAATTTTTACTTGatacattttttttccttttgtttagcAGTGTATTCATATACTTAAAATCCTAGTTCCGCCTCTCCTCCCCTCACCTTGGGCTCAAATTTAGATGAAAAGGTGGTATTGTTGTACCAGGGACCAAGTCGAACCCAAAAGAACAAAAGGAATTAACTGCTAAAGGAATAAGAACAAACAAAAATGAAAGTGCACCATATCGGTCATTATCCATGGTAATAGACCTGGACAGGAGTAGAACAGAGAGCAAAAGAAGATTTATTAATTTATTCAGTTTAATTTTATTTGCAGACGGTGGAACTCAAAGTAAGGATGTGTTGCACTGGCTGCGAAAGAGTTGTCAAAGATGCTGTCTTCAAACTTAGAggtacaaaaattaaattaaatgatCATAATAATTAGATATTATTGCTACTATTTGATGCTACTTTAGGCTTATCCTCTTTTGCCTCCCTCTTCCTTCTTTCTCCCCcttctttcctcttcttcttctcccttATTCTTCCTTTTCACATTTTCTTGAGTCGAGaatctatcggaaacaacctctctacctctcTAGGCAGTGGCAGAGGCAGGATTACTGTCAAGGagattcaaaaaaagaaaaaagttaaaaAGATTGTAAGCTAGTAGGAATAGAACCAATGACCTTACAAATGTTTTGAACCCCTTGACCATTAAGTTATGCTTTTGGGTTGTGTCAAGGGTATTCAAAACATAATAAATAGAGGTAAAATACAGATTTTGCCTTACATATACAGTGTTATTTTTCGACgaaggggttcaaacaaacacccttccgccccctaaatccgcccctgtcTCCAGGCGTAGATGTAAGATTTGCGTACACACtgccctctccagaccccacccGTAAGATTATACTGGAtattatgttattgttgttgttgatcatATAATAATTAGAAATTTGAACACTTTTATATAAGTATTTCaacaagttatatatatatatataaattccaTAATTACTTCAGGGATAGAGTCAGTAGAGGTGGAGCTGGAGATGGAGAAGGTGACAGTGGTAGGATATGTGGAACGAAATAAGGTGCTCAAGGCAGTGAGAAGGGGAGGAAAGAAGGCAGAATTCTGGCCATATCCAAACCCACCTCTCTACTTCACATCCTCAAACAATTACTACAAAGATATGACGGCAGAATACAAGGAGAGCTACAACTACTGGAGGCATGGCTATAATGTTGCTGAAAAGCACGGCAACCTTCCTGTTACACATCGAGGTGATGACAAAGTCAGCAACTTGTTTAACGATGACAACGTAAATGCTTGCTGCCTCATGTGACAATCCCCGCCCTGTACATATATATACCTTtattttaggacactaattaaTTTCTATCTATAAATATGTAATGTACTGCCACTCTCTCTAGCTATTTAATTAAACTATGCACGTGCTTATACTTTTCGCCCCTTAAGTTACAAAACGAATTGAAAAATCGCACTAAACCGATAAGTCAAACCAAATCGATGAAAAAACACGACTAGATTTGGTATGGTATTGAGTGAAAAAAcctgaaccaaaccgacatatatatatacttttaaaattttttatagattttttttttaaaaaatatctaGAATTATTTGCGATTCTTTTATGGGATGTAATATTTAATTAAATATGAAGTGTTCAATTTTTAGTAACtttaaataatgggttgtatgatTACGTTCTTATCAAGCGTTACCGAAATGCGTTAATCTCTTTGTTCTTTcatattcatatgtcaagatttattgaattcttatatctttttcgaaaTTGAAGTGATATTtcgataatttaaaattaaataggacatatcattatttaggtatcatattaatttttatgttaattattaaattcggtTAACTTTAAAAGTGTACATCAATAAAAAATTATTGTCGACTAAAAAGATAGTATCATATTTTACTAAGAAAATTCTCCcgtaagaatattttaatagatcatatgtttgtcaaattttcaatttaccaaacatatatttacttaaaaaaaattaacaacgtaagattgaaataatatttatgTAACAAAAAATTCGAAAAATCCTACAAAACCGatcaatccaaaccgatataattgatttggtttgacCCAATCTATGTACACCCCTATATTTAAGGGCTGATCAATTATTTCTCCTCTTTAATTTCAAAGTAAGCAGCCTATTCTGGTCAACGATTCGTATAATTTCAAGGGCTACATATATGCAAACTCTCTCTTTTGGTAGTACTTTGCTGTCAAGCCCGTATAATAAGCGGGCGTGGAGATTTCACCTGAAAAGTTAACGGGGATCTTTATAAGCCGCTCGAATtcattgtttatttttctttagcttaatatataaattatacaatAATTATATACGATTATATTTAGggattttttcattcctatatcatatatgaaactttattactTAATATGTGCATAGTTTCTAATTTACCCGCCATATTCATACTTTTTCTACAATTGTTATACCATTCATTAAATACTAATTATTAGTAGCTGAATCTTCCTAATTAGGCGCGCTACAAATCAGGAACAGAATATTCTAATTGATTAGCGACCTTCAGATCAAATTTGAAACGGAAATCTTTATCttcaatttaaaatcaaattacatAGACTCTTTTCTGCAAAAAACTCTGTTCTTCGATATTTTTCCTTAAACCACAAATCAAAAAAAGACAAAATCATCAATAAATTTGAATCAAATTGTAGAAATCAGTTCTGCAAAAGCTCAGTTCGACGACTTTTTTCCTCAATCCACTGATCAAAAAAGCGACAAAGTATTCAACAAATTCAAGTCAAATTGTAGAAATCAATTCTGCAGATACT
This region includes:
- the LOC104219369 gene encoding heavy metal-associated isoprenylated plant protein 30, with protein sequence MVNILEKLFGSFVSAIASYCFLHYHHHHHPAPHHQDNHKRINKHNMTKSRPLSLQTVELKVRMCCTGCERVVKDAVFKLRGIESVEVELEMEKVTVVGYVERNKVLKAVRRGGKKAEFWPYPNPPLYFTSSNNYYKDMTAEYKESYNYWRHGYNVAEKHGNLPVTHRGDDKVSNLFNDDNVNACCLM